In Moorena sp. SIOASIH, the following proteins share a genomic window:
- a CDS encoding filamentous hemagglutinin N-terminal domain-containing protein — translation MKCVSFPFAHKAHSLSSSHYSTNPLIQNLPRDTISRMQWGLVGLLEVSSLCLLLASPTLAQITPDSTLGNENSQVTPNQTIRGAVADLIEGGAIRDSNLFHSFLEFNVGNGQRVYFANPDGITNILTRVTGSTLSQILGTLGVNGSANLFLLNPNGIAFGSNARLDVAGSFVASTADSAVFDNGFNFSASDPNAPPLLTINIPMGLQYGSNPGSVNVIGPTLGIETGQTMALLGGEVNLNGATVQVPGGRVELGGLSTPGTVTLNGATSVSFPDGVQAADVSVTNGSLVDVTSVNGGNIAINSANFDMSASALQAGLTSGASIPDAVAGNITINAKGNTNLSDRSLIANDLLTSAIGNGGNIELTTSGLTITGGSRVQTVTNSNGASGDIEINANGAIDISGFTEDGLFSGILTRSAVDTSGPGGKITINNSERSLNLANRGFIGTVTNSSSNGGAIALHLNNLVLETGGKIVTATTNLGNAGDITINASESVTISGESPDFLPNPLLDLESFDLNALEFITEPNPNVAESGPLGIPYVSIERTPEQIINGTTVLGAAETQFDYFSFSITNGNSRAIFDIDNGFTREDGSVDTEIFLFNQGTGELLEANDDSQAADGAGGSRQAFGSSTLDSLIDTTITEPGVYLLGVGAFPSSARNNQLIQGATPEVGDTYTLQVSLENLGTEGVSLPKDPFNSDNFNPNHVEARSGLFSESRGTGNGGSLTINTDKLILNNPGRISTDSFDAGGGGNITLTIGSLLEVNGSTLVSSIARGSGNAGNLVIDTKQLQVSGGTLTTSTLSSGNAGEITITATESVMLSSTTPEELRGRIASNARTGATGNGGRVVVETPVLELHNGAQINSLNRGDGNGGSVTIRANEVSAIGRSPDGIFPSALVTTTEESGTGGNLTIETERLLVSDGAEFFSDTSGDGDAGNITVYASESIDVIGTDASGTFSSGIFTSRLNLDGIREEIVGRGGELLIETGRLRVAEGGRLQASAVGPGDAGSITIQARSVEVSDAFVDFTGLVSGVLVSVDRDATGNGGQLTIDAERLHIFDGGQVIASSLGDGQAGEIMLNVNDIEVTGISEDGQFPSRIAAFSEGNSPAGSVTITSNNLRVRNGAQISVSASGNGDNAKAGNLDITAKSILLLDEGATLSAEVNAGDQGNIELDSPLIVMRDRSNITTNARGTATGGNITIDTDLLVALENSDITANAKNSFGGQVIINALGIFGTEFREQQTPDTSDITASSERGASFSGTVEINAPSADPSAALFELPENFVNPKLLVATGCGTDEGNQFTQFGRGGLPTDPTKPLRGETLWVDLRPLPRHSARRRKNPILPSNASNASNAGNSRPSRIIEANRWIINKDGVVELVADSVQSSPFISWFEPYYCVR, via the coding sequence GGTTACTCCCAATCAGACTATCCGTGGTGCAGTAGCAGATTTAATCGAAGGGGGAGCGATTCGAGATAGTAACTTATTCCACAGTTTTCTGGAATTTAATGTTGGTAATGGTCAACGAGTCTATTTTGCTAATCCCGATGGCATTACTAATATTTTGACTCGTGTCACTGGCAGCACCCTTTCTCAAATTCTCGGGACTTTGGGAGTCAACGGTAGCGCTAATTTATTTTTGCTGAATCCTAATGGTATTGCATTTGGATCTAATGCTCGCTTAGATGTCGCAGGCTCCTTTGTCGCTAGCACTGCTGATAGTGCTGTATTTGACAATGGTTTCAACTTTAGCGCTAGTGATCCAAATGCTCCACCATTGTTAACCATTAATATTCCCATGGGTTTGCAATATGGTAGCAATCCTGGCTCAGTAAACGTTATAGGACCTACCTTAGGGATCGAGACCGGGCAAACTATGGCCTTACTTGGGGGAGAGGTTAACCTCAATGGTGCCACTGTTCAAGTGCCAGGGGGACGGGTGGAATTAGGAGGATTATCCACTCCAGGAACAGTTACGCTCAATGGCGCGACATCAGTAAGTTTTCCCGATGGAGTCCAAGCAGCTGATGTTTCGGTGACCAACGGTAGCTTAGTAGATGTGACCTCAGTTAATGGCGGAAATATTGCGATCAATAGTGCTAATTTCGACATGTCAGCCAGTGCGTTACAAGCTGGATTGACTTCAGGGGCATCGATACCAGATGCAGTAGCTGGCAATATTACTATTAACGCGAAAGGCAATACTAATCTCAGTGACAGGAGTTTGATTGCTAATGATTTACTAACCTCAGCGATCGGCAATGGTGGCAACATAGAGCTAACCACTAGCGGTCTGACTATCACTGGTGGCTCAAGAGTTCAAACCGTTACCAATAGCAATGGGGCATCAGGAGATATTGAGATTAATGCCAATGGTGCCATTGATATCTCTGGTTTCACTGAAGATGGGTTATTTAGTGGGATTCTGACTCGTTCTGCTGTTGACACCAGTGGTCCGGGAGGCAAGATTACCATCAACAATTCCGAAAGGTCACTGAATCTAGCTAATCGGGGATTTATCGGTACAGTTACTAATAGTAGTAGTAATGGCGGTGCGATCGCACTCCATCTCAATAACTTAGTGCTTGAAACTGGCGGAAAGATTGTCACCGCTACCACCAACCTAGGTAATGCTGGAGATATCACCATTAACGCTAGCGAAAGCGTGACCATATCTGGGGAAAGTCCGGATTTTCTCCCTAATCCTTTGTTGGACTTAGAAAGCTTTGACCTAAATGCTCTGGAGTTTATTACTGAACCGAATCCCAACGTAGCCGAATCCGGACCATTGGGAATTCCCTATGTTTCCATTGAACGGACTCCAGAACAGATTATTAATGGCACCACTGTATTGGGGGCAGCAGAAACTCAATTCGATTACTTCTCCTTCAGTATCACGAATGGCAACAGTCGAGCTATTTTCGACATCGACAATGGCTTTACTAGGGAAGACGGCAGCGTAGATACTGAGATTTTCCTATTTAATCAAGGTACAGGAGAATTATTAGAGGCCAATGACGATTCTCAAGCTGCTGATGGTGCTGGTGGCAGTAGACAAGCCTTTGGCAGTTCAACCCTAGACTCCTTAATTGATACCACTATCACTGAGCCAGGAGTTTACTTACTCGGAGTTGGTGCCTTTCCCTCTAGTGCTAGGAATAATCAATTGATCCAGGGCGCAACACCAGAAGTCGGGGACACTTACACCTTGCAAGTGTCTTTAGAAAACCTTGGCACTGAAGGAGTCTCGTTGCCCAAAGACCCTTTCAATTCCGATAACTTTAATCCTAATCATGTGGAAGCCAGGAGCGGCTTATTTTCGGAATCGAGAGGTACAGGTAATGGTGGCAGCTTAACGATTAATACCGACAAATTGATACTGAACAATCCTGGTAGAATTTCCACCGATAGCTTTGATGCGGGTGGTGGTGGCAATATTACCTTAACTATCGGCTCATTGCTGGAAGTGAATGGATCAACGTTAGTCTCAAGCATTGCCCGGGGTAGTGGAAATGCGGGCAACCTAGTGATAGATACCAAACAATTGCAGGTGAGCGGGGGTACTCTAACTACGAGCACCTTAAGCTCCGGTAATGCTGGTGAGATTACCATTACCGCGACAGAATCTGTGATGCTCTCAAGTACAACCCCTGAAGAGCTTAGGGGCCGCATCGCTAGCAATGCCAGAACTGGAGCAACTGGGAATGGCGGGAGGGTGGTTGTTGAAACTCCAGTTTTGGAGTTGCATAATGGCGCTCAGATCAACTCGCTTAATCGGGGTGATGGGAATGGGGGCAGTGTAACGATTAGAGCTAACGAAGTCTCAGCCATTGGTCGCTCACCTGATGGTATATTTCCTAGCGCCTTAGTTACAACTACAGAGGAATCTGGCACTGGTGGCAATTTAACCATTGAAACCGAGCGTTTGCTTGTCAGTGATGGAGCAGAATTTTTCTCTGATACATCTGGAGATGGGGATGCCGGAAATATCACGGTTTACGCCTCGGAGTCCATAGATGTGATTGGCACTGATGCTAGTGGTACATTCTCTAGCGGCATATTCACCAGTAGACTAAATCTTGATGGTATTAGGGAGGAAATCGTTGGGAGGGGAGGCGAGCTACTGATTGAAACTGGGCGTTTGCGAGTGGCTGAAGGGGGACGTCTCCAAGCCTCTGCGGTTGGTCCTGGGGATGCTGGCAGTATTACGATTCAGGCAAGGTCAGTGGAGGTTAGTGATGCCTTTGTCGATTTTACTGGCCTGGTCAGTGGTGTTTTGGTTTCTGTGGATCGAGACGCCACTGGCAATGGCGGTCAATTAACCATAGATGCTGAACGGTTGCACATCTTCGATGGCGGACAGGTGATTGCTTCTAGCTTAGGGGATGGTCAAGCTGGGGAGATCATGCTCAATGTTAATGACATAGAGGTCACTGGGATTTCAGAGGATGGTCAGTTTCCTAGTCGCATTGCGGCCTTCTCAGAAGGTAACTCCCCTGCGGGTTCAGTGACCATTACCAGCAACAACTTGAGAGTTCGTAATGGTGCCCAAATTTCCGTCAGTGCTAGTGGTAATGGGGATAATGCCAAGGCGGGTAATCTCGACATTACTGCTAAATCGATTCTATTATTAGACGAGGGCGCTACCCTTTCTGCGGAAGTCAATGCTGGGGATCAGGGTAATATTGAGCTGGATTCTCCGCTGATTGTAATGCGCGATCGCAGTAACATCACTACCAATGCTAGAGGTACTGCCACTGGTGGTAACATTACTATTGATACTGACTTGCTAGTTGCCCTCGAAAATAGCGATATCACGGCCAATGCTAAAAATAGCTTTGGCGGACAAGTGATTATCAATGCCTTAGGCATTTTTGGTACTGAATTTCGAGAACAACAAACCCCAGATACTAGTGATATTACCGCCTCTTCCGAACGCGGAGCTTCCTTTAGCGGTACTGTGGAAATTAATGCACCTTCCGCCGACCCTAGTGCTGCATTATTCGAGCTACCGGAAAATTTTGTTAATCCCAAACTGCTAGTTGCCACTGGTTGCGGTACCGATGAGGGGAATCAATTTACCCAATTTGGGCGCGGTGGCTTACCCACAGACCCCACTAAACCGCTTCGGGGTGAAACCCTGTGGGTAGATTTACGTCCATTACCTCGCCACAGCGCTCGCCGCCGGAAAAATCCTATCTTACCTTCCAATGCTTCCAATGCTTCCAATGCAGGTAACTCACGTCCGTCTAGAATTATTGAAGCTAATCGATGGATTATTAATAAGGACGGAGTGGTCGAGTTAGTGGCTGATTCAGTTCAGTCGAGTCCATTCATTTCCTGGTTTGAACCTTATTATTGCGTACGGTAA
- a CDS encoding DUF3067 family protein, producing MTGQDLHQLLLNKWGRSYDIQIRRTQGKIFVQIMWKYLEQQSFPLSEAEYLEHLDTVANYIQGWGGASQVQEFINKTRERPRLGKVVSIPIELGERSSEWMLEDF from the coding sequence ATGACAGGACAGGACTTGCACCAACTCCTGCTCAATAAGTGGGGACGCTCCTATGACATCCAGATTCGGAGGACTCAAGGGAAAATCTTTGTTCAGATTATGTGGAAGTATCTAGAGCAGCAATCCTTCCCCCTTTCTGAAGCTGAGTACCTAGAGCATTTAGATACAGTAGCCAACTATATCCAAGGTTGGGGAGGAGCCAGCCAGGTGCAAGAGTTCATTAACAAAACCCGTGAGCGTCCACGACTGGGGAAAGTGGTCAGTATTCCCATAGAACTAGGTGAGCGGTCTTCGGAATGGATGCTAGAGGATTTTTAG